ATTCATTTCATATACAATACAGAGTTACACaactttctaaaatgtattttttttaatggaacaaaATCGCCTCTATCAACAAATATTTGATACGCAACTGTGTTAGCTGTAAAGTGAATTTTGTGTGTAGTGATCTGACTCTCGTGTAAAGcggtcccacagtaaaagcacagcaaagtgtaatgaagcattgtaaagtacagagagaggcacggtaaagcacacggaggtatggtaaagcatagggaagcattgtaaagcacagagaggtctggtaaagcatagggaagcattgtaaagcacagagaggtctggtaaagcatagggaagcattgtaaagcacagagaggtctggtaaagcatagggaagcattgtaaagtacagagaggtctggtaaagcatagggaagcattgtaaagcacagagaggtctggtaaagcatagggaagcattgtaaagtacagagaggtatggtaaagcatagggaaacattgtaaaacacagagaggttgtggtaaagcatagggaagtttCACAAAGCTCagtgaagcattgtacagcacagaggtatagtaaagcatattcaaaaacagggtaaactaccccttataaaagtttcctgtagtaaaagcacagcaaagtgtggtAAACTGAGGGAGGAAAAAACttgaaacttgaaaaaaaaagactccaGCTGCATAGCAATTTAATctattcctggtttcactaggcgtttaataacacacctgagcttgttacctgtatgcattggggctaatcaagcttgtagtaaaacctggaatgggtgacagtgctgtgcagttgGAGTCATTACCATCCCAGCAATGTCAATCCAGTACAGTCCAACTCCAGTtaaaatgtaattccagtacagtctaactgctATGCAAGAAAGTATCATGATCCATCAATACACGATGAATCATTACACCcctataaatacattatatatatatatatatatatatatatatatatatatatatataatctcactaATATTAAGTTTAGTCTCTATTTCTCTTTGAAAAGATGGATTTCATCCCGCTCAAAGAGGAGGCACCCAAATTGGAAGCCCCCGTCGCTACGGGTGACACCGAATTCGAACTCTTGACTGTTAAACCGGAAGACACCAACAAGATCGAGGTCATGATAAGCGAAGAaaccaacctctctgtcacctcCCACCACTGCCCCGAATGTGGGCGGGCCTTAACTCACTCCGGGCACCTCAAAACACACCAGCGcactcacactggagagaaaccctATCAGTGCAGCGAATGTGGGAAGATTTTCACCCAGCTGGGCAACCTCAAAGAACACTGGAGAATTCACACTGGGGAAACCCCTTACGAGTGTCCAGACTGTGAGAAGAGCTTCACTCACTCCAGGAGCCTGAGAACCCACCAGcgcactcacacaggagagaaaccgtaccccTGCAGCGAGTGTGAGAAGAGCTTCGGACAACTGGAGCACCTCCAGAACCACCGCCGAGTCCACACCGGAGAGAAACCGTTCTGCTGCTCGGAGtgcgggaagagcttcagtcagctGGAGAATCTGAAGACACATCAGcgcactcacacaggagagaagccgttcCAGTGCAGCGATTGCAGGAAGAGCTTCAGCCAGCTGGAGAATCTGAAGACACATCAGcgcactcacacaggagagaagccgtttCAGTGCGAgcagtgtgggaagagtttcacacgAGCCGGGACCCTGACCAAGCACCGGAgacttcacacaggagagaagccgtatcggTGCGGTCACTGCGGGGGCAGATTCACCTTCAACCAGCTCAAAGCTCATAGGTGCCAACAGGAAACTGCGTTTCCTATTGGCACctaggaaaatgttttttttttcttgtacatttcttttctttttttatggtggtccagtggttagagaaaggggcttgttaccaggaggttcccagtccaatcccagctcagccactgactcactgtatatgtgaccatgagcaagtccttcggatgagatgtaaaaactgaggtcctattggaagtgactgtgactgtaagacctcacctaaaatattatgttcagttctggtcaccttgttacaaataggatattgctgctctagaaagagtgcaaagaagagcgaccagaattaccccgggtttaaaaggcatgtcgtatgaagacaggctaaaagaattgaatctattcagtcttgaacaaagaagactactcagcgatctgattcaaacattcaaaatcctaaaaggtattgacaatgtcgacccaggggactttttcgacctgaaaaaagaaacaaggaccaggggtcacaaatggagattagataaaggggcattcagaacagaaaataggaggcacttttttacacagagaattgtgagggtctggaaccaactccccagtaatgttgttgaagctgacaccctgggatccttcaagaagctgcttgatgagattcagggatcaataagctactaacaaccaaacaagcaagatgggctgaatggcctcctctcgtttgtaaactttcttatgtttttcttatgttcttatgcagcAGTAGCGGTTGTtgatgatgcacagttcaccccctcatctctaagtcgctttggataaaaacctGCTAAATAACTCTTTAGTGTTCACAGATATtcttgtttgcaatcattctttttgttgtataatgttaatgtcaagtttcatcacaatgggGTCGGCAGTTCTCCAGATATAAGAATCAATGTGAAGTGCACTGTGtggttttttatttgcttttattacTCAAGCACTGCAGGGTTGGAAGTATGACTCCTGTCGCACCGCAAGTCAGGCTGGAGGTCAATACCTTTTTGAAatctcaattccaattcccttttactCAATTGCAACACATCATCGTTGATCAAAATCACAATCAGCAGTATTCTGTGAAAACCAGCTTCACATTTTCGGCGGCAACAAATGAATTGAAGAACTCGCTGTTTGtttgtcaattaaattggcttcaaatgaaagaagctgaacaatcacaacaattattattatatctcTAAAATacaaattccaattccttttgaaggaattgattttaaaaaggaattgaaaaataGGAATTGACTTCAACCCTGAGCACCCTGCTTCCTGATTTGAAACAGCAAGTATGGAGGCAGAGGAATATGAATATCGATTTTTGCAACAACATTTCAGGCGTGTTTGTTTGATTGTGTATCTAGgcactaataattttaaaataattaataaaaatgaaacatttgacTTTGGACTCGAAGCTGGGTGGGTGAGATTATTGTATCACTGTTGTTCCTAAGGGTGGCACGGTGGCATAGTGGTTaacgctgctgcctcacagcgccagggtcctaggttcaaatccggcctagggtactgtctgtgtgaagtttgcatgttctccagcaccatgacacctggtggagagataatatcatattcaaccaaattagttctgGCGGGCAAATCAGAACAAACAtcgctgaattcctcaataagcttacgcagctcccgttgctgatctggaaccaattgttcccccatcggaatgattttagtgctaggagtctctggacaggggcctaaatcatcctctgtgttgcctggggctataaacaagacctcccttgcctgccagggctttaataaattcatatgataaatttcacgttcattatggcgatcaggctgtctaatttcataattcacctttcctatagcctgaatcacttcatatggcccctgccatttagcacataacttgCATTACCTTGTGTCGTGGTCAAAAGtttcgaattagtgcatttttgttgtaatgctgctgttgttggtgctgagccgatctgaggttgtcctggaCCAAACGACCgtccaaatctaggcgatctctcagtaggagcacatgctgcactacatttttggatgagcctttgtgctcctcccacccctctcaacagatcgagaaagggagggagatttacaaccagaactcattctatttctgtcacacagcCCTATTAAGCTGTAATCTAGAGTTACTTCAAAACTTGTAGATACATTCAATCAATGTTTAAACGgttcagacattttaaaatgcacaaaataTCATCTGTTCAGTTAAAGTCTTATCTTGTTTCAATTGTTCATCACAGtagaattgtttgtattttttaatctaaatgttatccacgctcagaactgtgtaaaaagtaaaaggcaatgcaatttaacaaaaccaaccgattaaaaaaaaaaaacccttgggtttccagaattaaaacagtatccaaagtcaggaTTCAAAATTACAGAATATAGTGTAAGGCCCTAACAGCAACTACAAAATCATCACAGGATCTAAACCTGtctaatgattaactgttacaataccgtagcttgtcttgttcactttgttttggctgcattgtcgtcgggtgaaactggaggaagcgctgtgtaactgcacagtatggaggctgtgtggtccagtggttaaagaaacgggcttgtaaccaggaggtccccggttcaaatcccacctcagccgctgactcattgtgtgaccctgagcaagtcactttacctccttgtgctccgtctttcaggtgagacgtagttgtaagtgactctgtagctgatgcatagttcacacaccctagtctctgtaagttgccttggataaaggcgtctgctaaataaactataATGCCACTGATTTGGCATTTTAAAATGCGGGTTGTGACAGATATTCAGATAAaactgtaacattgaagagatttgctttgtatcagaaaactggtgacagtcGGAAATCACGCGTGACGGGCAAGTGTATTcatttgttactat
The sequence above is a segment of the Acipenser ruthenus chromosome 51, fAciRut3.2 maternal haplotype, whole genome shotgun sequence genome. Coding sequences within it:
- the LOC131722795 gene encoding gastrula zinc finger protein XlCGF7.1-like, with protein sequence MDFIPLKEEAPKLEAPVATGDTEFELLTVKPEDTNKIEVMISEETNLSVTSHHCPECGRALTHSGHLKTHQRTHTGEKPYQCSECGKIFTQLGNLKEHWRIHTGETPYECPDCEKSFTHSRSLRTHQRTHTGEKPYPCSECEKSFGQLEHLQNHRRVHTGEKPFCCSECGKSFSQLENLKTHQRTHTGEKPFQCSDCRKSFSQLENLKTHQRTHTGEKPFQCEQCGKSFTRAGTLTKHRRLHTGEKPYRCGHCGGRFTFNQLKAHRCQQETAFPIGT